CAAAATTTTTAAATTATGTTTAAGACTAACTGTCCAGACGACTTTCAGTTAAGTCGTCTGGACGACTTATTTTCAAGTCGTCTAAACAGACGACTTGCGAGGGGTAGAAACGTAAAAAAAATTCCGTTTTTTTGTTTGGTCACAAGGGGATAGTTGTAATTTCAATAGCCTTTTAGGTTACTTTTGCGTTTGACCCAAGTTGGGGTATTGTTTTGGGTTTGACTCCAAGTTTTGAGTCACACTTGGCAATTCTCCCAACATAAAATGCATAAATACATAAAATTAAAGAGTAAATAGATTAAAAAAATTATAAAACAATACAAAAAATTCATCTAAAATTTTATTTATTTCGTATGTCTTATCAAACAGTTGCCGACAAAGATAAAAAGAGTGAATCTCATGAAATTTTCCTTTTCTTTGTCATCTCTTCCAAAAAATAACAAGAAATCATGGACATATACATCCACGTACTAATACATATGGATGTGAATGGTAAACCTAAGATGAAATTGATGCAATCAAATAAAAAATGGAATATCATTTTATTCATTCTTCATTAAAATTATCGTGGAATACTTATTTTTGTATTATTTTTATGAAATTGATGGAGTGATCATTTTATTGGAGATAAATTGTAATTTTGTTGAATTGATGCAATTTAGTCAAGCAAAATAACTTTAAGCCCAAACTCTTTATATTTGAAAACATGATGAAACTCTAAAAAGGAAAAGAGAAACACTTTTTTTTTGTCAACAAGAGAAAAACACTTTAAACCCGACAAACTGAATTATTAAATTGAAGTTTAACATAACTGAATTACAAAATCAAAATTTTAATTGTCGCTTTAATGTAGGAACACTGTTACTACAAATGGAAAAATGATAATTGTAAAATAAATTAAATAATTTAAATCAATAACAAACTGATACGAAACTACAAGTCGACATGAATTTTTTTTTCTTAGAAAAAAGGAAAATTTATCAGAAAATTACAATAAAAATCAAATTTCATTATAATGACATGTTTAAAAACGTTTTAATTAATTTTAAAAATCATTTATGTGTTTTGCCTTTTTTTTCTTAACTTTTGCCTTTTGTTTACTGACTTTCCGTTTCTCTAAATTTAAGAAAAGCTCTATATATCTCCAACCGATAGCTATTTAAGCCTAGGGTTGGGTTCATACGTTCTAAAGAAAATCTCCAAGTTGTGTTGTCGATAGAGCTGTGGTACAGTGTTATCTATATCCTTCTCTCCGGTTCCTCTTATAGACCTATTTCTCTCACAGTACTTGTGCCTTCCTACCATGTCTTTTTCCGGAATCTAATTTTAGTCTTTCTTATGCAGATCGATTTGTAGAAAAAAAAATGTTTACTACGCAACCAGAAAAGACAAATTTTATCGAGAAAGTTGCTCGTTTAGTTTCCCAAAAAGGTTTGGAGACTGAGAGAACCCTCATGGCTCTTAATAATGATAATGACAAAAAATTTAGCTTTCTACAGAGGTCAGACCCTTGTCACGCATACTACCAGCGTAAGCTTAATTATTACCGTAAGGAGGCTCAGGTTACCAGGCCTCATGCTCCGGCTACTACTACTCATGATTGCTCTGTAGCCGATGGTGAAGAAGAAACCTTTTGTCTGTTGCCTACTTATAGTACCCTGTGGAGTAGTTCGTACAGTCGTCCTGCTGGTATCTCACTCAAGGATCTATATATTATGAAGCTCACTGCTCAGTTTATAGCACGGTACGACATGCATTTTCTGCGGGCTTTGAAGGAGCACGTGGCTCAGAATCCGAAACCTCGGTTTGATTTTTTGAAGCCGACTAGTAGCAGGTTTAATTTCTGTGGTGGGCTTGTTCGTGGTTACGCCAGCGTGATAAGGCCATACATAGAATCTCTGATGAGAGATGGTGGTGGCATTATGCCGTTAGTGCTGCCATCCAGTGTGTGTTGGACGAGAGATGATGATTATGACGGTATGCCACTCTGTCTTCAGTTTTTCTTCGAACGTCTTCAGTTGGAGAAACTGGAGGCTGGGGATAAGATGGCTTTGGTTGACTTGCATGCTTTCGTGAGTGGTGTCGACTTTTTCGCCCAGAGGGATAATCAATCCTTTGCTTGTGTCATGTCAAAAACTCCACACCTTTCGAAGATGATGTACGAATGGCCCCAAATGCAGCCATCGAAGCTTATTAATAGTTATGATGATGATGATGATGATGATGATGATGATACAGAACCGGAGCTAATAGATGCACCTCCTTCATATGAAATCCTTGAAAAGCAGCTCACGCTCAAGGAGCTTGGTATTATTAAGGTCACAGCGATGTTTGTGGCTCGGTACGGTGAGAACTTTCGGCGGGATCTGATGGAGATAGTCTCTATGAACCCTCTGTTTGAGTTTCTGAGGCCAAGTGATTGCAAGTGTTCAAAGTTCTTCACCTCGCTTGTTAGAGTGTATTCCAATGTTATAATGCCTTCCGACAAGCTGTGGTACGGTGATGATTGTACGGATTCCGCTCTCGAGTTTTTCTCCAGCTGTCTCCAGCTGGAGAAGCTGGAGAAGCTGGAGAACGGAGATGAGACGGCTGCTATTGATCTGCATGCGCTTGTGGGTGGTGTTGACTGTTTTAGTCACATGAGTGAAAGCCTCTTTCTTGCTTTCGCTCCACAACCTGAACGGCTTTCGACTATGGTGAAACGACGGGGATGTCAGCTTCTTACTGAATTTCGTAAGGCTCAACCTGATGGAGGAGAAGCTCGGCCTTACCGTTTCCAAAGTAATTTTAAGTTCCCTGAAAAGGGGATCAAACTCAAGGAGCTTGGTGTTATTATCCTCACGGCGCAGTTTGTGGAGCGGTACGGTGAGAACTTCCGGCGGGGTCTGAGGAGGAGAGTTGTTATGAACACTCAGTTTGGGTTTATGGTGTTTGGTGACAGGAGGCACGATTTCTATTGCGGGATTCTTTGTGCGTATAGCAGCGTATTAAGGCCTTGCAAAAGGATGAAGAAGAGTGATGCTTGTACGGATACCGTTCTTGAGGTGTTTTTCGAGATTCTCCAATCGCAGGAGGAGGGGGAGGGAATTGAATTGCATGATTTTGTGGGTGGTGTTGACTCTTTTGCTCACGTGGAGGATGAACAGTATTCTGTTGTTGTGCCAGCACCTGTACACGTTCTGATGAATATGATCCCACGAACGCTCAGGCTGCCGGATACGCTTTTGCTGCCTCCGGTGAAATCTTCAAGTATTCATGATCCTGCTCCAAGAAGACCTCACGATCTTGCATCTCCTACTAGGAGGTACACACTCCGGGAGGATTGTATTATCAAGGTCACTGCTCAGTTTGTGGCGCGGTACGGGACGAAGTTTACGGGGGCTTTGGCGAGGAGAGTGGCTAAGACAACTCAGTTTGAGTTTATGAACCCGACTAGTGGCAGGTCCCGTTTCTATACATGGTATGTTGAGAGGTTATCTGAAGTATTAAAGCCTTACAAAAAAGGCGATGCTTTTTATCAAGAAAAAAAGCGTGATGCTTGTATGAACACTGTTCTTGAGGGTTTTTTCAGTTGTTTGGATCGTCTCCAGCAAGAGGAGGATGAAGCAGTGGGTGTCGTCGCTTTGCATGGTTTTGTGGATGTTGTTGACTGTTTTGCTTCCATGGATCATGTATTGAACCAGCACCTTACTCCACCAGGATCCCAAGTTCATCTTGGTGCTTACGGTCAGCCTTTAATGGGGATGATGCAACCGGCACCACCAAAACTGGGTCTAATGTCTCTTCCTCCACCACTGCCTCTACCTGAAGAACCAGAGCCAAAGAGACGAAAGTTTGACGTGTCAGCTCTTGCTCCAGAAGACCGGTTACACAATTTTCAGGGTTGGTCTACAATCAGGGTTTTTGTTCCAAACGTAGGTGAAGTTGTTATTAGATAATAGCTGGGAGATCTAAACAAAGTAGCAAAAGTTAAGTGAAAAAACATGCAGGAGAAGCACTACACTGTCTTTGTAAGAACGAACACTTGTGGATGAGGGAGATATGTTTTATACCTCTCAACTATATATTTAGATGTTTAAATTTGACTTTTTAAGTTTGTTTTGTCTGTGTATACATATTAACATCTTTCCTTTAATATTGTACGATACACACTCATGTTAAAGCCATTTTGGTTTATCTTCTTTCCACTTACGGTTTATTTATCTAAATTTTGTTTGTCAGTTTGCCTTTTTGACATTTTGGTTTTACTTCACTATAACATAAGCAAAGAATTAAACTCTTGACAGATAAACTGAAGAATGTCTGAAAGACAGAACAGACAACACACATGATGAGACAAAGCAAGATAGACATTTTGCTGTCGTTAGGAATAATGCAAAAGAGAGAGAGTATATTCAATCCAACTCACACAACCATGATTTGCGTGTTCCTCTTCTTCTCATATCGCATTCCTGCTTGAGATTTCGATTGGTAAACTGAGAGTTATAAATGTTTTCTAATCAGTGGTACATTTTTAATCTAACCAGAATTTTGACATTCATTGTCTCTATAAACAATAATTTAGTGAAACCTCATAACATAACACACATAAATACATAAAATTAAAGAGTAGATAGAGAAAAATTATAAAACGATACAAAATTCACATACAATTTTATTTATTTTTTTTTTTTTTGAAAAAGGGTATACAATTTTATTTATTTCATACGTCTTATCAAACAAATGTCAATGAAGATACAAAGATTGAATCTCATGCAATTTTCCTTTTCTTAGTCATCATTTCCAAAAAATAACAAGAGATGATGGACAAACACATCCAAAAACTAATATAGATGTGAATGGTAAACGTCATATGGAATTGATGGGATAAAGATGAATACAATAAAAGAAAAAATAGAATATCATTCCGTTCATTCTTCATTAAAATTGTCATGGAATAAACATTTTTGAATTATTATTTTTATGGAATTGATTGAATCATCATTTCATTTCATTTTAGTTTCATTTCATTCGAGATAATTTTTTTTTTTTGCTGAATTGATGCATTTTAGTTTCATATACAGTATACTATAATATTTTCTCCACTTACTATGTCTCACTTTCCCCACTTTTAGAGATTTTTTATTTTTGGAGGTGAGTCCACGACCTTCTTTTTTCCCAGATCGTTTCATTGTCTAGTATTCCAGATCGTTTCTTGAACGAATAATACCATAATAGATGTCACTTTATCTTCCACGCGGTTGATGATTACACAAAGCTGTATCAGTTCAATCCATGTACATTCTTGGTCATGATGTCAGTAATGCCCATCAGACTACAAAATTCTTTCAGCAAGTCTTTGGTGATTTGCTGACACTCAGTCTTTGATTATTTTCATTGTTTGTCAATGTTTTATTGTTTTCCATTGTATAATACATATAAGAAAAACTGTCAATTTATCTATGCAGGTCTAACATTCCAGCCACGATACATTCGGCACATCCAACTACGTTTTTTGGCATTATGCTCGTAATTGTGCACTAGCCTTCAGGTTCATGGTTGGGTTGAGACAGTTTCTGAGAATTTGATGCCGACGTATGATGATTCGTTCACATGTCTTCCATCGTCCGAGGATGAACCGGAAAGTTGGTGTGAAGTCTCTTCGCAATTTTACCTTGCAGCTCAGCAAGTTTTGCATTTACTCAAAAAAATGAAGGAAGCAAGAGTGGAGCTTTTACGCATTCTTGAAAGTCTTGGGGAAGTGTCTAGCTAGTGATAAGGACCGGTTCATGATGACTCTCAGATTGAATTTTGGGGCGATATTGAGAAGGAGACTCTGAAGTGGATTGGGGGATGTTGAAGCGGTAAAACATAACAAGGTGGTTAAGAAGGAAGATAGTTGTGTTTGTTATTCCTTAGTACTTGTGATGGCTTTTTTCTAACATCTATCTATTGTGAAAACTCACCTCAATAATCATACCCTCAATCTCATCTAAATAGTGCATACAATTGAGAATTTGAGAAAACCGAATATATAACATAACAAGTTCACATACACAAAACCATACAATGCATCTATATTGTCATCATTAAATCAATTTGTGTTGTACTTTGCGCTGGACAATCTAGACAGTGGAAATTAATAAATGTGTAGTCACAAAGAAAAAAAGCTAGACATGTGCTGACTTGTCTGTTTATTTGTTTGCTTATTTTGCCCAATTTTTGCTTAATTGTGTATAACTGTAAGAATCTAATCTAGAACTATATATATAGTAGAATGTGTATAAATTTTTAAGTCACATCATCATATATTTCACTAAAATCTGACATATCAACATAAATTTTTAATATTTAAGAATTATTCCATAACTTTCATTCTTATGATTTGAACTAAATATATTAACATAATATCTAATAGCAAATACATATTTTCTAATCAATGGTACATTTTCAATCTAAGCAAATTTTTAACATCCATTCTTCCTAAAATTATTAATTTAGTGAAAACTAATAATATAACACGCATAAATATATTAGATTAAAGAGTAAATAGAGAACATCTATAAAAACAATGCAAAAATTCATTTACGATTTTATTTCATACGTCTTATGATACAGTGCCAACAAAGGTAAAAAAAAGTGAATCTCATGAAATTTTCCTTTCTTGGCAATCAATACCAAAAAAATAACAAGAAATGATGGACATACGCATCCAAATACTAATACATAGTAGATAAAAATAAAACTCTAAATTAATTGAATAGATATTTGGCCTATATCTTTAATATGAGGATAAAATTTGGCCTAGTTTAATAATTCTCCCAAATTTAAATCAGAAAAGCAAAGGAAAGAACAAAATATAAAGTTTTATTTTACTAGGAAAATTAGCTGGTTCAGCGATAAACGGGGGAAGAAAGGAAGAGCATAGTAAGCTACATGGTTGGTCCCATCATCAAACTCTTGCTGGTATTTGTCTAGCTTTGACAAATTCTTCAAAGAATTAAAAGAAATTTGATTAACATCAGATTATTGCTTACAATAAGTTGCAAATATAATATACAAATTAATGTAAATATACTATCTCCAGAATATTGCAGAGATACTCGCACTTCCTGTTACGTAAGAGTTGATAGGGCTCTGAGTGATGGACATCGTCATTAGCTGTCATCCAACTCAATCGTTTCGAACGCAATGCCGAAACGTGAGTTGGATGTGTAGGGGCCGGCACGCTAAAATCCTACAGTTTTCATTATATAGATTAAAGCAAATAGAAACCGATCAAAATAAATTGAAACAATGAAAATAGTCACCTCCTGTATGCCTTTCTCGGAGGCATTAGCAACATCATGACCAGAAATGTACCGAGGCGTCAACGAATATAGCTTCGTGTAATTGACATCCGCCATGGTAGATAACAAGAAGCGACTTGAAAAAATAAGAAAAAAC
This genomic interval from Brassica oleracea var. oleracea cultivar TO1000 chromosome C2, BOL, whole genome shotgun sequence contains the following:
- the LOC106323197 gene encoding uncharacterized protein LOC106323197, with the protein product MALNNDNDKKFSFLQRSDPCHAYYQRKLNYYRKEAQVTRPHAPATTTHDCSVADGEEETFCLLPTYSTLWSSSYSRPAGISLKDLYIMKLTAQFIARYDMHFLRALKEHVAQNPKPRFDFLKPTSSRFNFCGGLVRGYASVIRPYIESLMRDGGGIMPLVLPSSVCWTRDDDYDGMPLCLQFFFERLQLEKLEAGDKMALVDLHAFVSGVDFFAQRDNQSFACVMSKTPHLSKMMYEWPQMQPSKLINSYDDDDDDDDDDTEPELIDAPPSYEILEKQLTLKELGIIKVTAMFVARYGENFRRDLMEIVSMNPLFEFLRPSDCKCSKFFTSLVRVYSNVIMPSDKLWYGDDCTDSALEFFSSCLQLEKLEKLENGDETAAIDLHALVGGVDCFSHMSESLFLAFAPQPERLSTMVKRRGCQLLTEFRKAQPDGGEARPYRFQSNFKFPEKGIKLKELGVIILTAQFVERYGENFRRGLRRRVVMNTQFGFMVFGDRRHDFYCGILCAYSSVLRPCKRMKKSDACTDTVLEVFFEILQSQEEGEGIELHDFVGGVDSFAHVEDEQYSVVVPAPVHVLMNMIPRTLRLPDTLLLPPVKSSSIHDPAPRRPHDLASPTRRYTLREDCIIKVTAQFVARYGTKFTGALARRVAKTTQFEFMNPTSGRSRFYTWYVERLSEVLKPYKKGDAFYQEKKRDACMNTVLEGFFSCLDRLQQEEDEAVGVVALHGFVDVVDCFASMDHVLNQHLTPPGSQVHLGAYGQPLMGMMQPAPPKLGLMSLPPPLPLPEEPEPKRRKFDVSALAPEDRLHNFQGWSTIRVFVPNVGEVVIR